In the genome of Haloferax mediterranei ATCC 33500, one region contains:
- a CDS encoding ABC transporter ATP-binding protein, which yields MPSTKSDFAAIEATDLRKSYGSEVALDGVSLSISNGTVYGFLGPNGAGKTTTMRLLTGLTQPSSGSARICSLDVENRRELAANVGYLPETPPLYDEFSAREQLEYAADLRDIPAETADARITDYLDQFGLTGDENKRISTYSKGMQQKTAFIQSILHDPKVLFLDEPTSGLDPRAARRIRESITGFADAGSTVFLSTHILPVVEAVADEVGVLFDGRLVAEGSPNEVKSRAETGSESTLEDAFLAITSDETPMASASRE from the coding sequence ATGCCCTCCACAAAATCAGATTTCGCCGCCATCGAGGCGACGGACCTCAGAAAGTCGTACGGTTCTGAGGTCGCACTCGACGGCGTTTCGCTGTCGATTTCCAACGGAACCGTGTATGGATTCCTCGGCCCGAACGGTGCCGGAAAGACGACGACGATGCGACTCTTGACGGGCCTCACACAACCATCATCGGGGTCGGCTCGTATCTGTAGTCTCGATGTCGAAAACCGGCGTGAACTCGCGGCAAACGTTGGGTATCTCCCGGAGACACCGCCACTGTACGACGAGTTCAGCGCGCGCGAACAACTCGAATACGCCGCGGACCTCCGTGATATCCCCGCTGAAACCGCCGATGCGCGTATTACCGACTATCTCGACCAGTTCGGACTCACCGGAGACGAGAACAAACGCATCAGCACGTACTCGAAAGGGATGCAGCAGAAAACCGCGTTCATCCAGAGCATCCTGCACGACCCCAAGGTCTTGTTCTTGGACGAGCCAACGTCGGGATTAGACCCGCGTGCAGCGCGTCGAATCCGCGAGTCGATAACCGGCTTTGCGGACGCCGGGTCAACCGTATTCCTCTCGACGCACATCCTCCCGGTTGTCGAGGCTGTTGCCGACGAAGTTGGCGTCCTATTCGACGGCAGACTCGTCGCCGAAGGCTCTCCGAATGAGGTGAAATCCCGAGCGGAAACGGGGAGCGAAAGCACCCTCGAAGATGCCTTCCTCGCCATCACGAGCGACGAGACCCCCATGGCGAGCGCCAGTAGAGAATGA
- a CDS encoding phosphatidate cytidylyltransferase → MPSSNVTDRINMWDAAVFVGIVLSLGGIVLFSDEPVTPGLIALAALTFVYVGASVFDDVREHPVYNLAAAVCTVLLFGGIYLIESYQGVIFLALTVLSVFGVVVETYNYRYGTSYLRIDT, encoded by the coding sequence ATGCCCTCCAGCAACGTGACGGACAGAATCAACATGTGGGATGCGGCGGTGTTCGTCGGCATCGTCCTCAGTCTCGGGGGGATAGTGCTTTTTTCCGACGAACCAGTCACTCCCGGACTCATCGCACTAGCAGCGCTGACATTCGTCTACGTGGGTGCGAGCGTGTTCGACGACGTACGGGAACACCCCGTGTACAATCTCGCGGCGGCAGTTTGTACGGTGCTCCTCTTCGGCGGCATATATCTAATCGAATCGTACCAGGGAGTCATCTTCCTCGCATTAACGGTACTTTCGGTCTTCGGCGTCGTCGTCGAAACGTACAACTACCGGTACGGGACGAGTTATTTACGCATCGACACCTGA